The Brachyspira aalborgi genome has a segment encoding these proteins:
- a CDS encoding tetratricopeptide repeat protein, with translation MENLTNEEKDYYELLADMLDDGIIDGSERDLLNKRKEKYQISDERAKEIEDFAKQEYLESKTPQFETDGEKDYYDLLVDMLDDGVIDESERNILNKRKEKYGISDERAKELENFAKSLNTQEQGKPIKIKKKVIKKVIIKEKEEKEDDDLFEQGKSDYENEEYDKAIEIFKKAVELNPDNEFNWNWLGCSYNKNGQYKEAINSLLKAVELNPNSEGNYYWLGRSYNDNEQYKEAINSLLKAVELNPDDEFNWYWLGTSYNQNGQYQEAINSLLKAVELNPDNEFNWQWLGSSYNQNGQYQEAINSLLKAVELNPDDYLNWHWLGNSYYENGQYQEAINSLLKAVELNPDNYLNWQWLGHSYYFNNQYQEAINSLLKAVELNPDNEFNCYFLGHSYYFNNQYQEAINSLLKAVELNPDNEFNWQWLGSSYYKNGQYQEAINSLLKAVELNPDSKFGWFELGCSYNQNGQYQEAINSLLKEVELNPDDYLNWFWLGHSYYKNGQYQEAINSLLKAVELNPNSEGNYYWLGRSYNDNKQYKEAIESLVKATQLVTDSPEYWYRLCIAYKNNEQYQEAINSGLKATQLNPDYAGNWLELGCSYQNKEQHKEEILRFYSGCKITKSYKNIEAINSLLKASELNPNNAANWCWLGRSYITAGNYQNAIESLVKATQLYPDSSEYWYRLCIAYCRNNQYQDAINSGLKATQLNPNYAGNWFELGGAYRDNKQYQNAINSYLKATQLNPNDDEYFVSLGWVYYDMELYKDAMQSFIEALKLNASNSNAYYGIGKIFMESSQYDKAKDAIKKAIELNPNISFYSDTLNFLYYLNEEYEEFIKYSEKSIENGNFDENRYGDLGYAYSIFEDYDNAVISYEKYIEFRNLIKFKISSYVWNNYGVALANLGRIEEARNAYANAVRIDPDNEIARDNLNNIGYSSRGSNNGGIVSGISSTIDAVNEVYKKVDPEVVKGVVDIVKYFLK, from the coding sequence ATGGAAAACCTAACTAATGAAGAAAAAGATTATTATGAGCTTTTGGCAGATATGCTTGACGATGGCATTATAGACGGTAGCGAAAGAGATTTATTAAACAAACGAAAAGAAAAATATCAAATATCGGACGAAAGAGCAAAGGAAATAGAGGATTTTGCAAAGCAGGAATATTTGGAAAGTAAAACTCCGCAATTTGAAACTGACGGCGAAAAAGATTATTACGATTTATTAGTCGATATGCTTGACGATGGAGTTATAGACGAAAGCGAAAGGAATATATTAAACAAGAGAAAAGAAAAATACGGAATTTCGGACGAAAGAGCGAAAGAACTTGAAAATTTTGCTAAAAGTTTAAATACGCAAGAACAAGGCAAGCCTATTAAAATTAAGAAAAAAGTTATTAAGAAAGTGATTATAAAAGAAAAAGAAGAAAAAGAGGATGACGATTTATTTGAACAAGGAAAATCTGATTATGAAAATGAGGAATATGATAAAGCCATAGAAATATTTAAAAAAGCGGTTGAATTAAATCCTGATAATGAATTTAATTGGAATTGGTTGGGTTGTTCATATAATAAAAACGGGCAATATAAAGAGGCTATTAACTCTTTATTAAAAGCAGTAGAATTAAATCCTAATAGTGAGGGTAATTATTATTGGTTAGGACGCTCATATAATGATAACGAACAATATAAAGAGGCTATTAACTCTTTATTGAAAGCTGTAGAATTAAATCCTGATGATGAATTTAATTGGTATTGGTTAGGAACTTCATATAATCAAAATGGGCAATATCAAGAGGCTATAAATTCATTATTAAAAGCAGTAGAATTAAATCCTGATAATGAATTTAATTGGCAGTGGTTAGGAAGTTCATATAATCAAAATGGGCAATATCAAGAGGCTATTAACTCTTTATTAAAAGCCGTAGAATTAAATCCTGATGATTATTTAAATTGGCATTGGTTAGGAAATTCATATTATGAAAATGGACAATATCAAGAGGCTATAAACTCTTTATTAAAAGCCGTAGAATTAAATCCTGATAATTATTTAAATTGGCAGTGGCTAGGACACTCATATTATTTTAATAATCAATATCAAGAGGCTATTAACTCTTTATTGAAAGCCGTAGAGTTAAATCCTGATAATGAATTTAATTGTTATTTTTTAGGACACTCATATTATTTTAATAATCAATATCAAGAGGCTATTAACTCTTTATTAAAAGCTGTAGAATTAAATCCTGATAATGAATTTAATTGGCAGTGGTTAGGAAGTTCATATTACAAAAATGGGCAATATCAAGAGGCTATAAATTCATTATTAAAAGCAGTAGAATTGAATCCTGATAGTAAATTTGGTTGGTTTGAATTAGGATGCTCATATAATCAAAATGGGCAATATCAAGAAGCTATCAATTCTTTATTAAAAGAGGTAGAATTAAATCCTGATGATTATTTAAATTGGTTTTGGTTAGGACACTCATATTATAAAAATGGGCAATATCAAGAGGCTATTAACTCTTTATTAAAAGCTGTAGAATTAAATCCTAATAGTGAGGGTAATTATTATTGGTTAGGTCGTTCATATAACGATAACAAACAATATAAAGAGGCAATAGAGTCTTTAGTTAAAGCCACTCAATTAGTTACAGATAGTCCCGAGTATTGGTATAGATTATGCATTGCATATAAAAATAATGAACAATATCAAGAAGCTATAAATTCTGGTTTAAAGGCTACGCAATTAAATCCCGATTATGCGGGTAATTGGCTTGAGTTGGGTTGTTCATATCAAAATAAAGAACAACATAAAGAAGAAATTTTAAGATTTTATAGTGGTTGTAAAATTACAAAAAGTTATAAAAATATAGAAGCGATAAATTCTTTATTAAAAGCTTCAGAACTAAATCCTAATAATGCTGCAAATTGGTGTTGGTTGGGGCGTTCATATATTACTGCTGGAAATTACCAAAATGCAATAGAGTCTTTAGTTAAAGCCACTCAATTATATCCAGATAGTTCAGAGTATTGGTATAGGCTATGTATTGCATATTGTCGTAATAACCAATATCAAGATGCTATAAATTCTGGCTTAAAGGCTACACAATTAAATCCCAATTATGCTGGCAATTGGTTTGAATTAGGTGGAGCATATAGAGATAATAAACAATACCAAAACGCAATAAATTCGTATCTAAAAGCGACTCAATTAAATCCTAACGATGACGAGTATTTTGTTTCATTAGGATGGGTTTATTATGATATGGAATTATATAAAGATGCGATGCAATCATTTATTGAAGCCTTAAAATTAAATGCTTCAAATAGTAATGCTTACTATGGAATTGGTAAAATTTTTATGGAAAGTAGCCAATATGATAAAGCTAAAGATGCAATTAAAAAAGCAATTGAATTAAATCCAAATATTAGCTTTTATAGTGACACTTTGAATTTTTTATATTATCTAAATGAAGAATATGAGGAATTTATAAAATATTCTGAAAAATCTATTGAAAATGGAAATTTCGATGAAAATAGATATGGTGATTTAGGATATGCTTATTCTATTTTTGAAGATTATGATAATGCGGTTATTTCATACGAAAAATATATAGAATTTAGAAATTTAATTAAATTTAAAATAAGTTCTTATGTTTGGAATAATTATGGCGTAGCTTTGGCAAATTTAGGAAGAATAGAAGAGGCTAGAAACGCTTATGCAAATGCCGTTAGAATAGACCCAGATAATGAAATAGCCAGAGATAATCTTAATAATATAGGATATTCAAGTAGAGGCTCTAATAATGGCGGTATTGTTTCTGGAATTTCAAGCACTATAGACGCAGTGAATGAAGTATATAAAAAGGTAGACCCCGAAGTCGTTAAAGGCGTTGTGGATATTGTAAAATATTTTTTGAAGTGA
- a CDS encoding amino acid ABC transporter ATP-binding protein, which produces MIKIENLHKRFGKLEVLNGIDINVEKGEIIAIIGPSGSGKSTFLRCINRLEEPSEGKIFIDGENILSKETNINKIREKVGMVFQHFNLFPHKNVIKNITLAPIKIKNYSLELAEKKADKLLSKVGLLEKKYAFPNQLSGGQKQRIAIARALAMEPEVMLFDEPTSALDPEMIKEVLDVMIELAREGMTMLIVTHEMGFAKNVATRILFMNDGKILEDEKPEEFFNNPKHNRTKEFLYKVLNK; this is translated from the coding sequence GTGATTAAAATAGAAAATTTACACAAAAGATTCGGCAAACTTGAAGTATTAAACGGAATTGATATTAATGTAGAAAAAGGCGAGATAATAGCGATAATCGGTCCTTCTGGAAGCGGAAAATCTACTTTTTTAAGATGCATAAACAGACTCGAAGAGCCTTCCGAAGGAAAAATATTTATTGACGGAGAGAATATTTTAAGCAAAGAAACGAATATAAATAAAATAAGAGAAAAAGTTGGAATGGTTTTTCAGCATTTTAATTTATTTCCTCATAAAAATGTTATAAAAAATATCACATTAGCTCCTATAAAAATTAAAAATTATTCTTTGGAATTAGCCGAAAAAAAGGCGGATAAACTTTTAAGCAAAGTCGGACTTTTAGAAAAAAAATACGCTTTTCCAAATCAACTTTCGGGCGGACAGAAACAGAGAATAGCAATTGCGCGGGCTTTGGCAATGGAGCCTGAAGTTATGCTTTTTGACGAACCTACTTCGGCGCTTGACCCTGAAATGATAAAGGAAGTTTTGGATGTTATGATTGAGCTTGCAAGAGAAGGAATGACTATGCTTATAGTGACTCATGAAATGGGATTTGCAAAAAATGTGGCGACAAGAATATTATTTATGAACGATGGTAAAATACTTGAAGACGAAAAACCCGAAGAGTTTTTTAATAATCCTAAACATAACAGAACTAAAGAGTTTTTATACAAAGTTTTGAATAAATAA
- a CDS encoding amino acid ABC transporter permease, which produces MEYLGLLKDIFFTNGRYMYMIKGLLFSIGTTAFAALLGIALGIFIALMELSHFYPLKNIKGYENFNPISKLAFGFVNLIRGTPAVVQLMIWANVIFIGSLRNTPILLISGIAFGINSSAYVAEIIRAGIEGLDKGQMEAARALGMNYGLSMKEIIIPQAIKKILPALVSEFITLLKETSIVGFIGGIDLLRSANIITSQTYRGVEPLIAVGIIYLILTSIFALFMRNIEKGLKESD; this is translated from the coding sequence ATGGAATATTTAGGGCTTCTTAAAGATATATTTTTTACTAACGGCAGATATATGTATATGATTAAGGGGCTTCTATTTTCCATTGGAACTACAGCTTTTGCCGCATTGCTTGGAATCGCGCTTGGAATATTTATAGCGCTTATGGAACTTTCGCATTTCTATCCGTTAAAAAATATAAAAGGATACGAAAATTTTAATCCTATTTCAAAATTGGCTTTTGGATTTGTCAATCTCATAAGAGGAACTCCCGCGGTAGTTCAGTTAATGATTTGGGCAAATGTAATTTTTATCGGTTCTTTAAGAAATACTCCAATATTATTAATTTCGGGAATTGCATTCGGCATAAACTCATCCGCTTATGTAGCAGAAATAATAAGAGCTGGAATTGAAGGACTCGATAAAGGACAGATGGAAGCCGCTCGCGCTTTGGGAATGAATTACGGTTTATCAATGAAAGAAATTATAATTCCGCAAGCTATAAAAAAAATACTTCCCGCTTTGGTTAGCGAGTTTATAACTTTGCTTAAAGAAACTTCTATCGTAGGATTTATCGGAGGAATAGATTTGCTTCGTTCGGCGAATATTATAACAAGTCAAACTTATAGAGGAGTAGAGCCTTTGATTGCAGTTGGAATAATATATTTAATATTGACTTCTATCTTTGCTCTGTTTATGCGAAATATAGAAAAAGGATTAAAGGAAAGTGATTAA
- a CDS encoding basic amino acid ABC transporter substrate-binding protein, which yields MLKNSILKLIMISAIIFIAIIGCEKENKKLYVGTNAEFEPFEYREGGNIVGFDIELIGEISKLINKDIEVEDMAFDGLLPALQTKKIDLIIAGMTATEERKKFVNFSESYYKSQQAIVVNKDENGINNFDNLIGKEVGVVLGYTGDIIVSEMANVKVQRYNATSEAIMALKSKKVQAVVLDYEPAKNYSAQNPELKLIETDSQSEEYAIAIRKEDTQLLNDINKALTTLKENGTYDALLNKYFK from the coding sequence ATGTTAAAGAATAGTATTCTAAAATTAATTATGATTTCTGCAATAATTTTTATTGCAATTATTGGATGCGAAAAGGAAAATAAAAAATTGTATGTCGGAACAAATGCAGAGTTCGAGCCTTTCGAGTATAGAGAAGGCGGAAATATTGTAGGTTTCGATATAGAACTTATCGGCGAAATATCTAAACTTATAAACAAAGATATTGAAGTTGAGGATATGGCTTTTGACGGATTGCTTCCCGCATTACAAACAAAAAAAATAGATTTAATAATAGCGGGAATGACGGCGACTGAAGAAAGAAAAAAATTCGTTAATTTCTCCGAATCTTATTATAAATCGCAACAGGCTATAGTAGTTAATAAAGACGAAAACGGAATAAATAATTTTGACAATTTAATCGGAAAAGAGGTTGGCGTGGTTTTAGGATATACGGGCGATATAATCGTATCTGAAATGGCAAATGTTAAAGTTCAAAGATATAACGCCACTTCGGAAGCTATTATGGCTTTGAAATCTAAAAAAGTTCAAGCCGTAGTTTTGGATTATGAGCCAGCAAAAAATTACTCCGCTCAAAACCCAGAATTAAAATTAATTGAAACGGATTCTCAAAGCGAAGAATATGCAATAGCTATTAGAAAAGAAGATACTCAACTTTTGAACGATATTAATAAAGCTTTAACCACTCTTAAAGAAAACGGAACTTATGACGCTTTATTAAATAAATATTTTAAATAA
- the lgt gene encoding prolipoprotein diacylglyceryl transferase — protein sequence MKYPEFFTPFVISPSIPIRWYGLMYIVGIVVSCLVLNSIKKKGWIKYNDDNNGGVYDMVFYAAVGAIAGARLGYFVFYSPQTFLKPWEILGINLGNGISFSGFAGMSFHGGFIGMCISLIIFSKKYHYKILDIGDHATLPSSLCLFFGRIGNFMNAELYGRVTDSFIGMQFPLYDAVGGYENWKAMFPAIRPYTESRHPSQIYEAILEGLVLALVSYFILYLSQKNKKIRRGTRLWVWMILYGLFRAFIEQFARDITEWTIGPITSGAIYSICMIIVGVVMLIYTYAKKYDTNIDKNN from the coding sequence ATGAAGTATCCTGAATTTTTTACGCCTTTTGTAATCTCGCCAAGTATTCCAATAAGATGGTATGGGCTTATGTATATAGTCGGAATAGTCGTTTCATGTTTGGTTTTGAATAGCATAAAAAAGAAAGGTTGGATTAAATATAATGACGATAACAACGGCGGAGTTTACGATATGGTTTTTTATGCGGCAGTCGGAGCGATAGCGGGAGCGAGATTAGGTTATTTCGTATTTTATTCTCCGCAAACTTTTTTGAAGCCTTGGGAAATACTTGGAATAAATCTTGGAAACGGAATAAGTTTTTCGGGTTTTGCAGGAATGTCCTTTCATGGCGGATTTATAGGAATGTGCATATCTTTAATTATTTTCAGTAAAAAATATCATTATAAAATTTTAGATATAGGCGACCATGCAACCTTGCCTTCAAGTTTATGTTTATTTTTTGGAAGAATAGGAAATTTTATGAATGCTGAACTTTACGGAAGAGTAACGGATTCTTTTATAGGAATGCAATTTCCTTTATATGATGCAGTCGGAGGATATGAAAATTGGAAGGCTATGTTTCCAGCTATAAGACCTTATACTGAATCTAGGCATCCTTCTCAAATATACGAGGCTATTTTGGAAGGTTTGGTTTTGGCTTTGGTTTCTTATTTTATTTTATATTTAAGTCAAAAAAATAAAAAAATAAGAAGGGGAACGAGGCTTTGGGTTTGGATGATATTATACGGATTATTTAGAGCTTTTATAGAACAGTTTGCAAGAGATATAACCGAATGGACTATAGGACCTATAACTTCGGGAGCGATTTATTCTATATGTATGATTATAGTCGGAGTTGTAATGCTTATTTATACTTATGCTAAAAAATACGATACGAATATCGATAAAAATAATTAA
- a CDS encoding site-2 protease family protein, producing MVYEIFSNRLSIGIISYFVFIISASAHEYSHAKTAYNFGDKTARDLGRLTLNPFAHIDILGTVILPLLAALTGIPIIGWMKAVPVNPNNFKNFERDQAIVSFAGPFANLIIAFISFIIMKILTFPIKGVFIINKLIIILQSNDNVITNIILNIIPIFLAMLFMSYTINIMLMFFNLLPFPPLDGGWILRFFLSPKGKNTYDKIYPYGFLILYALLFFGILRTILSFIQNISSYLLGDTFKTILSI from the coding sequence ATGGTTTATGAAATATTTTCAAATAGATTATCAATCGGAATTATATCTTATTTTGTATTTATAATATCGGCGAGCGCTCATGAATATTCGCATGCAAAAACTGCGTATAATTTTGGCGATAAAACGGCTAGAGATTTAGGAAGATTAACTTTAAATCCTTTCGCTCATATAGATATTTTAGGCACGGTAATTTTGCCTTTGCTTGCAGCTTTGACAGGAATTCCAATTATAGGTTGGATGAAAGCCGTTCCCGTTAATCCTAATAATTTTAAGAATTTTGAAAGAGACCAGGCTATAGTTTCGTTTGCGGGACCTTTTGCGAATTTAATAATAGCTTTTATATCTTTTATAATAATGAAAATTCTTACATTTCCAATTAAAGGAGTTTTTATTATAAATAAATTAATCATAATTTTGCAATCTAACGATAATGTTATAACGAATATTATTTTAAATATAATTCCAATATTTCTTGCAATGTTGTTTATGTCTTACACTATAAATATAATGCTTATGTTTTTTAATCTTCTGCCTTTTCCTCCTTTGGATGGCGGATGGATATTGAGATTCTTTTTATCTCCAAAAGGAAAAAATACTTACGATAAAATATATCCTTACGGTTTTTTGATTTTATACGCTTTATTATTTTTTGGAATATTAAGAACTATATTGTCGTTTATACAAAATATATCAAGTTATTTATTGGGCGATACATTTAAAACGATATTGTCTATTTGA
- a CDS encoding NTP transferase domain-containing protein, with protein sequence MESKDKKKKSDNLIEKELLGLSSKFSKNDTLVIILAAGHGKRIRSSTSKMLHTIWGIPSIERVRLAVNDGIPKSNVTIVVGIKALDVANTVGKQPNTIFAYQESQMGTGHAVRIGLEKSDLKNIKYCYVIYADLGLIDAETMREFREEFLKSKSDMIVMTALYDGPADGNYYGRLLRSRGLTTEGKQSKYKLKALGNVVGVVEYKDILSMGDEDKLYKTYKDEKFSFHKDELLESFKEYIVGVYGFKMEALLKLIGELKSNNIQKEFYITDLIEIFVNNDLSVSTFMPKDNKVVLGFNDKTVLKEMESIAKSNVYNKLKNIITIEDSEDFFIEESVVEQILEIDKDEKPLDIYIGKGAYIGKGVKINYGLFISNGAKLEGNIELGENSFIGDNVLLSCLEKQNLILEKNVKIYSGNQIRGNVYIGEGTILERGVNITGSDNHPVKIGKNVLIKGVSYLYGSIVDNNAYIEHCIFYYSHIKALKDKNGNIIKCRFIRPKEEGIESVIKIDDEKDKTKKKISKKK encoded by the coding sequence ATGGAAAGCAAAGATAAAAAAAAGAAAAGCGATAATTTAATTGAAAAAGAACTTTTAGGATTATCTTCTAAATTTTCTAAAAATGACACTTTGGTTATAATATTAGCCGCGGGACATGGAAAGAGAATAAGAAGCTCCACTTCAAAAATGCTACATACTATTTGGGGTATTCCTAGTATTGAAAGAGTTCGTCTTGCGGTAAACGATGGAATTCCAAAAAGCAATGTTACTATAGTCGTTGGAATAAAAGCTTTAGATGTGGCAAATACGGTTGGAAAACAGCCTAACACGATTTTTGCCTATCAAGAATCTCAAATGGGAACGGGACATGCAGTTAGAATCGGGCTTGAAAAAAGCGACTTAAAAAATATAAAATATTGCTATGTAATTTATGCCGATTTGGGACTTATAGATGCAGAAACAATGAGAGAGTTTAGAGAAGAATTTTTAAAATCAAAATCGGATATGATAGTAATGACGGCTTTATATGACGGACCAGCAGATGGCAATTATTACGGAAGATTATTAAGAAGCAGAGGCTTAACTACTGAAGGAAAACAGAGCAAATATAAACTTAAAGCTTTAGGAAATGTTGTCGGAGTTGTAGAATATAAAGATATTCTTTCTATGGGAGATGAAGATAAACTTTATAAAACTTATAAAGATGAAAAATTTTCTTTTCATAAAGATGAGCTTCTTGAGAGTTTTAAAGAATATATAGTCGGAGTATATGGTTTTAAAATGGAAGCTTTGCTTAAATTAATAGGCGAATTAAAATCTAATAATATTCAAAAAGAATTTTATATAACCGATTTAATAGAGATATTTGTTAATAATGATTTATCAGTTTCAACATTTATGCCTAAAGACAATAAAGTCGTTTTGGGCTTTAACGATAAAACAGTTCTTAAAGAAATGGAATCAATCGCAAAATCAAATGTGTATAATAAATTAAAAAATATAATTACAATAGAAGATTCGGAGGATTTCTTTATAGAAGAGAGCGTAGTCGAGCAAATTTTAGAAATAGACAAAGACGAAAAACCTTTAGATATTTATATAGGAAAAGGCGCTTATATAGGAAAAGGCGTTAAAATAAATTACGGTTTATTTATATCTAACGGAGCGAAACTTGAAGGAAATATAGAGCTTGGCGAAAACTCTTTTATAGGCGATAATGTTTTACTTTCATGTCTTGAAAAGCAAAATCTTATTTTAGAGAAAAATGTTAAAATATATTCGGGAAATCAAATAAGAGGAAATGTTTATATAGGCGAAGGAACTATTTTAGAGAGAGGCGTTAATATAACGGGAAGCGATAATCATCCCGTAAAAATAGGTAAAAATGTTCTTATAAAAGGCGTAAGTTATTTATACGGTTCTATAGTCGACAATAACGCTTATATCGAACATTGTATTTTTTATTATTCGCATATAAAAGCTTTGAAAGATAAAAATGGAAATATAATTAAATGCAGATTTATAAGACCTAAAGAAGAAGGAATAGAATCCGTTATAAAAATAGACGATGAAAAAGATAAAACAAAAAAGAAAATTAGCAAGAAAAAATAA